A single window of Periplaneta americana isolate PAMFEO1 chromosome 14, P.americana_PAMFEO1_priV1, whole genome shotgun sequence DNA harbors:
- the LOC138713443 gene encoding uncharacterized protein isoform X2, with amino-acid sequence MMRPFSVKDSGRKLSPHSDVREGDTEEEHIMAEAVTIEEIRAIESLHLPGSVETKSLTNIREALETEKTKYWHKFLKDYSDGPRTEEETDAIQMIYESIHFTDSTSSQDMLDKMMESQPFHENVIGRFAALKERRINLVYVRKIDKTRYKFREQYYGFTVAYTCPSRRTSNYQTSMNMCAASLDVLNDFALKSWKKVKVETVINPLKNKCGISNAMDVTESDLLWNTDEVEPTRHIQNGTHMTTLLTVNVRTCLTSSLPWTTKMMISQYFKYTSK; translated from the exons ATGATGCGTCCTTTCTcagtaaaagattccggacgtaaactatccccccattcggatgtccgggagggggatactgAGGAAGAGCATATCATGGCGGAAGCCGTGACCATAGAAGAAATAAGAGCTATTGAATCTCTACACCTGCCAG GTTCAGTGGAGACCAAGAGCCTAACAAACATCCGGGAGGCTCTTGAGACAGAGAAGACGAAATACTGGCATAAATTCCTAAAAGATTACTCAG ATGGACCCAGAACAGAAGAGGAGACAGATGCGATCCAGATGATCTACGAATCCATACATTTCACCGATTCGACCTCTTCtcaag ATATGTTGGACAAGATGATGGAATCACAGCCCTTCCATGAGAACGTTATTGGCAGGTTCGCAGCCCTGAAGGAACGGAGGATCAACTTAGTGTACGTTCGAAAGATAG ATAAGACGAGGTATAAATTTCGAGAACAGTATTATGGTTTTACCGTAGCTTATACCTGTCCTTCAAGACGAACCTCAAACTATCAAACGTCTATGAACATGTGTGCTGCGTCACTTGATGTGCTGAATGACTTCGCGCTAAAATCATGGAAAAAAGTGAAAGTGGAAACAGTGATAAATCCTTTAAAAAATAAGTGCGGAATTTCTAACGCTATGGATGTCACAGAGAGTGATTTGTTATGGAATACTGATGAAGTAGAACCGACTCGCCACATTCAGAATGGGACCCATATGACGACGCTGTTAACAGTGAACGTGAGGACGTGCTTGACCAGTTCTTTGCCTTGGACGACGAAAATGATGATTtcgcagtattttaaatatacaagTAAGTGA
- the LOC138713443 gene encoding uncharacterized protein isoform X1, producing MMRPFSVKDSGRKLSPHSDVREGDTEEEHIMAEAVTIEEIRAIESLHLPGSVETKSLTNIREALETEKTKYWHKFLKDYSDGPRTEEETDAIQMIYESIHFTDSTSSQDMLDKMMESQPFHENVIGRFAALKERRINLVYVRKIVTRLRELPFWTKWLEKVFHMLLLRGGTSKLELLTQYLRTENNSIQCMERIESMSKQSVTINQATAIRRMLEDSHFLFWLTVFHNIMPDVDTLFNQVQKRGTDALQIRKNVDTFQKAIQKESERMETVSMEVENAEVPTKKNMN from the exons ATGATGCGTCCTTTCTcagtaaaagattccggacgtaaactatccccccattcggatgtccgggagggggatactgAGGAAGAGCATATCATGGCGGAAGCCGTGACCATAGAAGAAATAAGAGCTATTGAATCTCTACACCTGCCAG GTTCAGTGGAGACCAAGAGCCTAACAAACATCCGGGAGGCTCTTGAGACAGAGAAGACGAAATACTGGCATAAATTCCTAAAAGATTACTCAG ATGGACCCAGAACAGAAGAGGAGACAGATGCGATCCAGATGATCTACGAATCCATACATTTCACCGATTCGACCTCTTCtcaag ATATGTTGGACAAGATGATGGAATCACAGCCCTTCCATGAGAACGTTATTGGCAGGTTCGCAGCCCTGAAGGAACGGAGGATCAACTTAGTGTACGTTCGAAAGATAG TAACTCGCCTCAGAGAATTGCCATTCTGGACGAAGTGGTTGGAAAAAGTATTCCACATGCTTCTGCTACGAGGTGGAACTTCAAAATTAGAACTGTTAACACAGTATTTGAGAACAGAGAACAATTCAATTCAGTGCATGGAGAGAATAGAATCGATGTCCAAACAGTCTGTTACAATAAACCAGGCAACAGCAATTCGACGGATGCTCGAGGACTCCCATTTTCTCTTCTGGTTAACAGTTTTCCACAACATTATGCCAGACGTGGATACCTTATTTAATCAAGTTCAGAAGAGGGGTACTGATGCTCTACAAATAAGAAAGAATGTAGACACATTTCAGAAAGCAATTCAGAAGGAAAGTGAGAGAATGGAGACAGTAAGCATGGAAGTTGAGAATGCGGAGGtgccaacaaaaaaaaatatgaactga